The genomic DNA ATGGTGGGTGATGACCAGCCCGACATTCTGGCCGCCCGCAACGCCGGAGTCGACTGCATTACGCTGTTCTGCGGGTTCGGAAAGCCGGTGAACTTGCTCCCGCTTGCCCCGGAGAATGTGGTCGAAAGCTACGCCGAAATGTGCGAATTACTTTGTTCTTTAACGCGTTGATGCTCTTGTTTTGGGGCGCACCTTCGCACAGCCTTGTAAAAAATTGTATAGTTGTGCTTGGTATGCTCTATAAGTTTTTACGCCTCGTGACATTCGTATTGGTGATGGCTCTCGGCCTTGTCGCTTGCAGTAATTCCTATAGTTCCCTTGCCGATGTTTCGGAAGAAAATTCTTCGTCAGAAACCTTTTCGAGTTCATCGTTTGTAGTTTCGTCAAGTTCCGTCTCTTCCAGTTCTACAGTAAGTTCGTCAAGTTTTTCTGATTCCTCGGGTGTGATTTCAGTTACGGCGCTTGTGACGGATACCTTCGAGGTTTTTGCCTTTGGGTCGTTGAATATCGATATTGCCGCGGATTCGTTCTTGACCAAGTTCGATTACGGGGACGTTGTTTCGGTGATGGTGCCAGGGTACGATACGCTGGACGTTCCCGTGGTTGCGAGCTATGGCGATGTGTTTCCGGGCGAATTCTTTTTGTATGTTTCCTCGGGACTGAATTATCTCAAGCTTGAAGCCCGTTATGGACAGATGGCGGAGGTCATTGGTCTCGGGCGTGGTGCAGAATTCCCGATAGAAGTTGCCATCCGGATGAAGGAGAAGGGCGGATATGCGGAACATCTGGGAAACCTGAATTCACTTGCAATTTCCTATTCCATTGAGGCGTATCCGGAGCTTTCCGTCGCGGACTTTGCGAATTTCAGGATGGTGCGTACGACGGGAATGGGCGAGGGGCGGCTTTACCGCTCGTCGAGCCCGGTGGACCCCTCGATTGGGCGCAACAAGTATGCGGATTCACTTGCGGCGGTCGCGGGAGTCAAGACCTTTGTGAATCTTGCTAATAGCGAGGAATATGCGGAATCGTACAACGGCTTTGCGCAGTCCTATTATGCGACGCGGAACGTTGTTTACCTTGATGTGCTGCCGGGCTTTGCGAACACGCCGTTCAAGGAGGGCTTCGTGAAGGGGCTCCGCTACATGGTAGAACATGATGGCCCGTACCTATGGCACTGCACGTACGGCATGGACCGCACCGGGTACACGATTGCCGTGCTAGAGGCACTGATGGGAGCGACCGCCGAAGAAATCAAGGCGGATTATGTTGCGACACACAAGAATTTCTTCAGCGTGACCGGCGGCGTGCAGGTCGCTTTGACGCCAAAGCAGGCGGAACTCATTCAGGCGATAATTGTGAGGCTCATGCGGAATGCGTATAAGGTGGAGGGAGTCGACATCTCGGATTTCGAGAATGCTGATTTGGCGGCCGCCACCGAGAAGTACCTGCTCTCGCTTGGCTTGGAACAGTATGAAATTGATTCGCTCAGGGCGCGAATGAAGTGAAACTACTTCAGGAATTTTCGAATGACGTTCCTCACGTGTTTCGCGTTAAGCGGGGTGGTCGATGTTTCGAATGTTGCGATGAGTTTCTCGCCGAGCGTATAGCCGGATTTGTCGTAGTGCTCGATTTTCTTGACTGCGTTGGAAGCGTATTCCGGATTGTCCATCAGCCCGAAATGTTCCCATACGATTTCCTTGCGGGAGTGAATGTTCAAGCAATAGAAATCCGGATGCAGTGTGCCCATGCCCTTGACTGTAAGCGGGAATTCGTACCGGAAGGGAATTCCTTCACTATCTAGAGAATCGGCGATGATGACCTCGGACTTCGATCGGACTCTCACGCCTCTTGAGGTATAAATTTCCGGAGTGTCTTCTGCGAAGGATTTTGCTTTGTACGGGAGGCTTCGCCAGAGTTCGGCGTATTTTGCATCGGGCAATATCGCCGGAGAGACGAGTCCCCTGCGGGCTGGATTTAGGGCGTTGTAGATATCCTCAATCTCGGTGCCGTTGTATTTCTGGGCAAATTTTTCCAGCAATTCGATTTCACGTATTGCTGCCGAAAGAAGAGCTTTGTTATAATCCCTTTGGGCGACTGCCTGAACCTTGTGGAGTTCTTTTTCGGGAACATAAACTCCGTTGAGGTTGCTGTTGCTTACAAGGTAAAAATGCGGATAGCCGCTCTTGCTTGTTGAAATTCTAAGCCGCCCTTTGGGTGCATTTCTTAGGGCCTTTTGTTTTTCGCTACGGAGGGCTTGCAACTCCTGCAGGCGCGCAGCCACCTGGAACGAAAGCGATTCCCTGGAAATCAGCTCGGGTATATGATTGTCCATTTTTTCCCCTCAGATTAATGGTGTTGGGTGTAATGTATAAAATATGGAGCCCGCAGACCAGTGGTTGGGCCGGTATTTGAAAAAATAGGACTAAACGGGGGGTGAAATTGTGGTTTAGTCCTACCGAGGCTGTTGCAGTTAAAGTGGCGATAGGACTAAATTGGCGAAAATGTGCCGTTTAGTCCTATTTTCGGGCGCTCCTCCCTCCATTTTCGTATGCAGAATCCCCGCAACCCTCTGATTTTTTGCTGAAAGAGGTAGAAAATTTTTTTGAAGTTGCAGGTTGGTAGGACTAAACGGGGGTGAAATTGTGGTTTAGTCCTACCGAGGCCGTCGCAGTCAAAGAGGTGATAGGACTAAATGGGCGAAAAGATGCCGTTTAGTCCTATTTTCGGGCGCTCCTCCCTCCATTTTTGTATGCAGAATCCCCGCAACCCTCTGATTTTTTGCTGAAAGAGGTAGAAAATTTTTTTGAAGTTGCAGGTTGGTAGGACTAAACGGGGGTGAAATTGTGGTTTAGTCCTACCGAGGCCGTCGCAGTCAAAGTGGCGATAGGACTAAATGGGCGAAAAGATGCCGTTTAGTCCTATTTTCGAGCCCTCTGCGTTGAATTTGCTATATTCTTGCCTATGATTTCAAGAATTTTTAAACCGGCATTCATCGCGGCGCTCGCTTTTGCCGCGGCCTCCTTTGCCGACGAGGCCATCCGCTTTGTTCCCGAGGTTTTCCCGATGGGCGAGGTTGCTCAGGGCGACCAGAAACACTACGTGCTGCAGGGCGCGAACACCACAGGTGCAGAGATCGTGCTCGAAAACGTGTTCGGGCAGGGCATCGGTATGTCGAACTTCAAGTTCCCGCAGAAAATTGCCCCGAATGCGACCGTCACCATCGAGTTCGATATGGACTTCGCTGGCATGGAAGGGAAAATTGACCCGACGGTCGTGCTTGTTGCCGCCGGCGGTAAGCCCTATACGGCGAACCTTTCGGGCGTGGTGAAGGCTCCCGTGTTCTTCGGCGAGAAGCTTTTCGATGCTGGTTTCTACAAGGCGGGCGAAAAGCGCGAATGGACGTTCTACGTGTGGGAGACCGACAAGAAGGCTCGCCCCGATATTGAACTTTCGCCCGAGTCGGCGAAGCAGTTTGCGATGAAGTCTAAACCCGTGATGCTCAATGTCGACAAGCTCGACAAGATCAAGGAAGGCGGCAAGGTTCCCGGAATCAAGGTGACTCTCTCGACGAAGGGGCTTACCCGCGAGGGCTGGGAATTAAAGCAGAAGAGCATCCGGAAGATAGTCTCCTTCAAGAGCAAGAAGTACCCGAAGGCGACTCCGGAAGTGCTCATCGTCGGCTACTGGAACGAGTAGTCCGGCCCCGAAATGGCGAAAATTTTGCCTTTTTCGGGCTTTTGCCTTGAAAAATGCCCCGAGTTTAACTAACTTTGGCATACTCTTACGAGAGACCTCGGGATGTAGCTCAGCCTGGTAGAGCGCTTGAATGGGGTTCAAGAGGTCGCTGATTCGAATTCAGTCATCCCGATAGAAAACGCCGCTGTTTCAGCGGCGCTTTTCTTTTTACTGATCCGCGCGGTTCTTCGACCGGCAATTCAACCGGCAATTTTGCGCGGTTCTTCGACCGGCAAATCAACCAGCAGTTCAACTAGCAATTCAACCGCGGCCCTACGACTCCGGTTTCCAGACAATCACCTTGTTGCGCCCGGTTTCCTTGCCTTCGTAGAGCGCGCGGTCCGCCATCTGGATGCTCTTGTCCGCCCCGAGCGCGTGGTCGTATTGCGCGACGCCGAGCGTGATGGTCACCTTGATGGAAAGTTTCCCGAATATGACGGTCGTGTTCTCAATTGTCTTGCGGAAACGCTCGGCGACAATCTTCGCCCCTTCGAGGTCAGTTTCCGGGAGCAGCGTGAGGAATTCCTCCCCGCCGTATCGCGCGAGCACGTCGTACTTGCGTAGCAGGTTGCGGATTGTGGCCGAAACATGCTTAAGGACTTCGTCGCCGCAGGCATGCCCGTAGGTGTCGTTCACGTTCTTGAAGTGGTCTATATCAATGAATATGAAGCAGAACGGTTTCTTGGAGCGGGTCACGCGCTGTATCTCGTTGTCGATGGTCCGCAACATGTCGCGCCGGTTCGGAAGTCCGGTGAGTTCGTCGGTCCGCGAAATCAGGTCGAGTTTCTTGTTCGCTTCCTCGAGTTCCTTCGTGCGTTCCTGCACTTCCTGTTCAAGCATTTCCCGGTGCGCGTTCAGTTCCGCAATCTGTCGCTTGATGGTGTGGTGCATTATGTTGAAGTGCTTCGCGAGGATTCCTATTTCGTCTTGCCTGTTGCCCACGTCGATATCCGGAGCTTCCATGTCGCCTTCCGAAATCTCTATGGTGTGCTGGATGAATCGCCCCATCGGGAGCACCAGCTTGCGGTAGAGCCAGAAAGAAATGAGCAGTATCGCGATAAGCGCCGTGGCAAGCATGACCTTGCTCACGAGCAGGAGCGAAGCCACCTGTTCGTCGATTTCGGACTTGGGCTGCAGCGACAGCAGGCCGAAATCGTACGAGGCGTCGTACACGTAGTTTGCAAGGTAGGCCTGGTTATCGGAGAGCGTGTAGAACTTGATTCCCTTTGTCTCGTCTGCCTTCGGGTCGAACCCCTTGATTCCGATTTCTGCAATCTTGTGAGGCTCGGTAAGCCAGGTCTCCAGGTCGGGGTGGAACAGTATCTCGCCTTCGGAATTGATGACGATGTAGTACCCCTTCTTGCCCACCTTGCTTTCGGAAAGGATTCTCCAGAGCCTCTGCGCCGAGAAGCTGGCCACGAGACTCCCGTTGCCCTTCGCGTTGTCCGAGACGACTGTCGCGAAAGCGCGCTTGGGTCGCATGTTGTCCGAGTCGCGGTACCAGCCCGAAATAAACGGCCTGTGCGGTGTAATCTTGCTGAAGTCTACGGGATACTTGGTGGGGGCAGACGCAATCATCGCGTTGTCGCAGATGAGGCTGTCGTTACGGTCGAACAGGGAAACCTTCTCGCCCGATATGAATAGCGGGGAAATGTTGTAGCTCTTGAGGTAGCTGGTCGATATGGCCGGGTCCATGCTCTTGATTTCGGATGCCTTGGCGAGCAGGGTAAGCTGGTTGCCGAACTGGAACAGCTCGTTGTGGAGGGTCGACGACATCTGCTGCAGGTGGATGATGTTGGTCTCGTCGGCGGACTCGAGCGTCATCTGGGTCTGTCGCTTCGCGAAATAGTACGTGCCACCGATGGTGACGACCGCCATTGTGCTTACCAGGAGCAGCAGGCTCTTGACGATGATGCTCTTGGAGAGTTTTAGGATTTTCTTTTCGCTCATGGTTCTAGTTTAACTTTTTCTCTTGCGCGTGTACGAAAAAAGGAAACTCAGGACTAGTACAAAGAAGAATATAAAGAAGGTCGGGTTGACTCCGTTCCCTTCGACCTGCTCGGCCTTTTTGTCGGAGGTATCCTTTGGGGCGCCCTTGTTCATTGCCTTTGCCCATATTTCCTGGAATTCGGCGTAGGTCGTCGTGCTTGTCGGCGTATAGCCGAGCTGGTTGTTGATGGTATCCGAGTAGCTCTTGAATATCTGGTAGAGTTTCTCTTTGGAGTAGGGAACGGGGAGTTCCAGGTGGTCCCATACGGCGCTGAACATGCAGACGAGCGACTGCTCGACTTCGCCCCATTCGGGGAGTGCCGGGTAGGTCTTGCCGGTTTCCAGCTGCGTTACGAGGCTCTTGTACGCTTCGTCTTCGGCCCAGGATGCAAGAACCGCCTTGGATGTGGGGAGGAACCCGATTTGCTTAGTGTAGTCGTCCAGGCTGTTGTCTTCGGTCAGGTAGAGCAACAGCTTGGCTGCTTCCTTGTTCGTGCTTTTTGTGGGAATGGCGAGGTTCGAACCTCCGATAAAGCTCACGCTGCCCGCACTTCCCTTCGGGAAAGGTAGCACAATTACGCCGTCCGCCCCGATACGCGAATTCGAAAGCCCGCCCTGCGAACTGTGGATGCGCGTCTGCATCACGACTTCTGCTGTACTCACGATGAAAGCGAGTTCGCCGTTGTTGAACTGCTGCGCGATTTGCGCGGAGTTCGCCTGCAGCGCGTCGGTAGAGACCAGCGAGTCGATGACGAACGATATGTACTTGGCTATCCCTTCGAGCGTTTGCGGTGCAAGGATGTTCGAGCACCACTTGCCGTTGTTGTCCTTCTTGACAAAGGAGCCGCCGTAACTCCACACCCAGGGGGCGAAGTTGTGGGGAATGTTCCAGTCGCTCTTGCCGGGGAGCGCGTAACCACGAATCTTTGCACCGTCTTCGAGGATTTCCTTGCCCTCGTTCACCTTGCGGATGGCGTTCGTGAAACCCTTGTAGCTCTCGATGTCGGCGGGCGAAATGCCGTACTTTTCCATGATGCGCTTGTTGCCGAGCACGGGGCGGATGTCGATGAACCACGGAACGGAATAGATGTTCGTGTCGGAATCGATGTGCGACGTGTACCACGAGACGGGCACGAACCGATTTGAATCAATCTTGTCGAGGTAGGCGTTCAGGGGCTTGATTTCGCCGCGTGCGGCAAAGTACGGGACCCACGTGGACCCGAGCTGCAGTACGTCGGGTGTGCCGTTCCCGGTTTCGAGCATGGTAGAAATGCGGTTCCAGGCTTCTCCCCAGTCGAGCACGGTCACTTTTGTCGGGATACGAGTCTTTTGCGTGAACTTTTCGAGCTGTTGTTCCAGTTTCTCTTGCGGGGTGGCGCCGTTGGGCATAATCCAGATGCTGAGCGTATCGGCGGCGATGGCCGGCGAGAGCGATAAGGCAAGTGCGAGAGCCGTACCTTTAAGGGAAAAATTCATACTCCTATCCTTTTTTTCGGGAAAGCCCCGATAAATGCGTGTACCCTTGTTCAAATTAAATAAATTTTTGTACATTCTTCGCAAAAAATTCGTAAAAAGGGGAGCGTTTATGCTTGTTGCTTGCGGGATTGCAGAACGGGAAGGGAAGTTGCTTGTGTGCAAAAGGCCTTCGGGCGTGCCTTACGCGGGTGCCTGGGAGTTCCCTTCCGAGGAACTCGCGGAAGGGGAAACTCTTGAAAATTGTGTAAAAACGGCGTTTTTTGACCGTATTTCGGCTGTTTTGGCCGAGAATCGTGCCATTTTCGCGTTCGATTCTGCGTGTGTGCCCGGGTGCCGGCTTTTTACATTCAAGGTAAACTTTTTTGAAACAAAAATGAGCCTAAATGGCTACAAAGATGCCCGTTGGGTGCGAAAAGAGAAACTTTGTAGGCTTCGGCTGCACCCCGACAGTGTGACAATGGTCAAAGAAATTGAAAATTTTTCGTGAAAATTCGTGCAGAAACATATTTTTTATTTATATTTCTGCTCAGTCGTAATTACGATAAAACCAAATCCTTAAGGAGTAAAAAAATGAAAAAAGGTATCGCTGCTCTCGTTTGCGCTGGCATGATCACCCTCACGGGCTGCTATGGCAGCAACGCTTGCTTCGAAAAGCTTCACAAGTGGAACGGCACGCTTGGCAACAAGTGGCTCAACTCCATCGTTCACTTCTTCCTGCAGATCTTCGGTGTGTACTGGATTTGCCTTGGCCTCATCGACGGCCTCGTGCTCAACACCATCGAATTCTGGACTGGCTCCAACCCGCTCGCTGCTGGTGACTCCTACTTCGAACAGGATGCCCAGGGCAACTCCATCGCTGCCGTGAAGAACGCCGATGGCTCCATGAGCGTCGAACTCACCTCTGCTGCTGGCGAAAAGGCTAGCCTCACGCTCCAGCGCGACGAAAACGTTGTCCGCGCTCTCGACGCCGAAGGCAACCTCGTTGCTCAGTACGACATCGCCAAGTAATTTCTACTTCGGAAATGTTTTGGAACCCTGGCACATGCCAGGGTTTCTTTTTTATAACCGCTCGTTCGTCGTC from Fibrobacter sp. UWR3 includes the following:
- a CDS encoding tyrosine-protein phosphatase, coding for MLYKFLRLVTFVLVMALGLVACSNSYSSLADVSEENSSSETFSSSSFVVSSSSVSSSSTVSSSSFSDSSGVISVTALVTDTFEVFAFGSLNIDIAADSFLTKFDYGDVVSVMVPGYDTLDVPVVASYGDVFPGEFFLYVSSGLNYLKLEARYGQMAEVIGLGRGAEFPIEVAIRMKEKGGYAEHLGNLNSLAISYSIEAYPELSVADFANFRMVRTTGMGEGRLYRSSSPVDPSIGRNKYADSLAAVAGVKTFVNLANSEEYAESYNGFAQSYYATRNVVYLDVLPGFANTPFKEGFVKGLRYMVEHDGPYLWHCTYGMDRTGYTIAVLEALMGATAEEIKADYVATHKNFFSVTGGVQVALTPKQAELIQAIIVRLMRNAYKVEGVDISDFENADLAAATEKYLLSLGLEQYEIDSLRARMK
- a CDS encoding DUF3332 family protein; the encoded protein is MKKGIAALVCAGMITLTGCYGSNACFEKLHKWNGTLGNKWLNSIVHFFLQIFGVYWICLGLIDGLVLNTIEFWTGSNPLAAGDSYFEQDAQGNSIAAVKNADGSMSVELTSAAGEKASLTLQRDENVVRALDAEGNLVAQYDIAK
- a CDS encoding extracellular solute-binding protein produces the protein MNFSLKGTALALALSLSPAIAADTLSIWIMPNGATPQEKLEQQLEKFTQKTRIPTKVTVLDWGEAWNRISTMLETGNGTPDVLQLGSTWVPYFAARGEIKPLNAYLDKIDSNRFVPVSWYTSHIDSDTNIYSVPWFIDIRPVLGNKRIMEKYGISPADIESYKGFTNAIRKVNEGKEILEDGAKIRGYALPGKSDWNIPHNFAPWVWSYGGSFVKKDNNGKWCSNILAPQTLEGIAKYISFVIDSLVSTDALQANSAQIAQQFNNGELAFIVSTAEVVMQTRIHSSQGGLSNSRIGADGVIVLPFPKGSAGSVSFIGGSNLAIPTKSTNKEAAKLLLYLTEDNSLDDYTKQIGFLPTSKAVLASWAEDEAYKSLVTQLETGKTYPALPEWGEVEQSLVCMFSAVWDHLELPVPYSKEKLYQIFKSYSDTINNQLGYTPTSTTTYAEFQEIWAKAMNKGAPKDTSDKKAEQVEGNGVNPTFFIFFFVLVLSFLFSYTRKRKS
- a CDS encoding diguanylate cyclase — protein: MSEKKILKLSKSIIVKSLLLLVSTMAVVTIGGTYYFAKRQTQMTLESADETNIIHLQQMSSTLHNELFQFGNQLTLLAKASEIKSMDPAISTSYLKSYNISPLFISGEKVSLFDRNDSLICDNAMIASAPTKYPVDFSKITPHRPFISGWYRDSDNMRPKRAFATVVSDNAKGNGSLVASFSAQRLWRILSESKVGKKGYYIVINSEGEILFHPDLETWLTEPHKIAEIGIKGFDPKADETKGIKFYTLSDNQAYLANYVYDASYDFGLLSLQPKSEIDEQVASLLLVSKVMLATALIAILLISFWLYRKLVLPMGRFIQHTIEISEGDMEAPDIDVGNRQDEIGILAKHFNIMHHTIKRQIAELNAHREMLEQEVQERTKELEEANKKLDLISRTDELTGLPNRRDMLRTIDNEIQRVTRSKKPFCFIFIDIDHFKNVNDTYGHACGDEVLKHVSATIRNLLRKYDVLARYGGEEFLTLLPETDLEGAKIVAERFRKTIENTTVIFGKLSIKVTITLGVAQYDHALGADKSIQMADRALYEGKETGRNKVIVWKPES